In Zingiber officinale cultivar Zhangliang chromosome 6A, Zo_v1.1, whole genome shotgun sequence, a single genomic region encodes these proteins:
- the LOC121996511 gene encoding dicarboxylate transporter 2.1, chloroplastic-like, whose protein sequence is MESSAICRPVSSPISVRPVALRRRRLLNSVRSDLLPCSSAPLTVLCRPFVPIRLRHDRAKLSLPPIRASSASASSANPEASIAPPPPQPAHGAKLVPLVISVAIGLAVRFAVPRPVEVTPQAWQLLAIFLSTIAGLVLSPLPVGAWAFIGLTASIITKTLTFSVAFGAFTNEVIWLIVISFFFARGFVKTGLGDRIATYFVKWLGRSTLGLSYGLTISEALIAPAMPSTTARAGGVFVPIIKSLSLSSGSKPGDHSAGKLGSYLVMSQFQAATNSSALFLTAAAQNLLCLKLAEELGVRISGPWVSWFKAASLPAIVSLLATPYILYKIFPPQVKDTPDAPALATKKLEQMGSVTRSEWVMVGTMVLAVSLWIFGDALGISSVVAAMLGLSILLLLGVLNWDDCLSEKSAWDTLAWFAVLVGMAGQLTNLGIVSWMSSCVAKFLEFYSLSWPATLGVLQASYFLIHYLFASQTGHVGALYSAFLAMHLAAGVPGVLAALALAYNTNLFGSLTHYSSGQAAVYYGAGYLKLPEVFKMGFIVACVNALLWGVVGSFWWKFLGLY, encoded by the exons ATGGAGAGCTCCGCCATCTGCCGCCCCGTGTCCTCCCCTATCTCCGTCCGCCCAGTCGCCCTCCGCCGCCGCCGTCTGCTTAACTCCGTTCGCTCCGATTTGCTTCCTTGCTCGTCCGCCCCTCTAACCGTCCTCTGCCGCCCCTTCGTCCCTATCCGCCTCCGCCACGACCGCGCCAAGCTCTCTCTCCCCCCCATCCGCGCCTCCTCGGCCTCCGCATCCTCGGCAAATCCAGAAGCCTCTATTGCACCCCCGCCGCCTCAGCCGGCCCATGGTGCGAAGCTCGTTCCCCTCGTGATCTCCGTCGCCATCGGCCTCGCCGTGCGGTTCGCCGTTCCGCGGCCCGTGGAGGTCACTCCGCAGGCGTGGCAGCTCCTCGCGATCTTTTTATCCACGATCGCCGGCCTGGTACTCAGTCCGCTTCCGGTGGGCGCCTGGGCCTTCATCGGTCTCACCGCCTCGATCATTACGAAGACGCTGACCTTCTCGGTGGCCTTTGGGGCGTTCACCAATGAGGTCATCTGGCTTATCGtgatttccttcttctttgcACGGGGGTTCGTCAAGACTGGACTTGGAGATCGGATTGCGACGTACTTTGTGAAGTGGCTTGGGAGGAGTACTTTGGGGTTGTCGTATGGGCTTACCATCAGCGAGGCTTTAATCGCTCCCGCGATGCCCAGCACCACTGCCAGAGCTGGCGGGGTGTTCGTACCTATTATCAAGTCATTGTCCCTGTCGTCAGGGAGCAAACCTGGTGATCATTCAGCAGGGAAGCTGGGTTCCTATCTAGTTATGTCGCAGTTCCAG GCAGCTACTAATTCTAGCGCCCTTTTCCTAACTGCCGCAGCTCAAAATCTGTTGTGCCTTAAATTAGCTGAAGAACTTGGTGTTAGAATTTCTGGTCCATGGGTATCATGGTTTAAAGCTGCAAGCTTGCCTGCTATTGTTTCTCTTCTGGCCACTCCCTATATCCTCTACAAAATATTTCCCCCACAAGTAAAGGATACACCAGATGCACCGGCTTTGGCTACCAAAAAGTTGGAACAAATGGGATCTGTCACAAGGAGCGAATGGGTGATGGTTGGCACTATGGTTCTCGCTGTTTCATTGTGGATTTTTGG TGATGCTCTTGGAATTTCAAGTGTTGTGGCTGCAATGCTCGGCCTATCTATCCTTCTACTTTTAGGTGTTCTAAATTGGGATGATTGCTTGAGCGAGAAATCTGCATGGGATACCTTGGCTTGGTTTGCTGTGCTAGTTGGAATGGCAGGGCAGCTGACAAATTTGGGAATAGTATCATGGATGTCAAGTTGTGTGGCTAAGTTTCTTGAATTTTATTCATTGAGCTGGCCTGCAACCCTTGGTGTCCTCCAAGCATCCTACTTCCTGATCCATTATCTATTTGCAAGTCAGACTGGTCATGTAGGAGCACTCTACTCAGCATTTCTTGCCATGCATTTGGCTGCTGGTGTTCCTGGTGTTTTGGCTGCACTTGCTTTGGCGTATAATACAAATCTTTTTGGTTCTCTGACACATTATAGTAGCGGTCAGGCTGCTGTATACTATGGAG CGGGTTACCTCAAGCTTCCAGAAGTGTTCAAGATGGGGTTCATTGTCGCTTGTGTCAATGCTTTGTTATGGGGAGTTGTTGGCTCCTTCTGGTGGAAGTTTTTGGGACTCTACTGA
- the LOC121996513 gene encoding centrosomal protein of 128 kDa-like codes for MAHKESLASSGVKLARSKSTKGSPSSLDSSDSRALKIRSVTKAAQSASKQNVRSSDLQHQLSKLHEELEKEKEEKARAMQELTDIKRNVSQKITSESESKVEVLEKEVQKAKESERKMLESLVSQTKLLEQIKISLEEAKLENRSLRERNKSFERVKNFGNRSLRHFEKHLFGSDVLHSGTEEADVRTLRNELRLSTEAEEKSKVAMDGLASALKEVSAEANQVKEKFKVTESELERVRANSESLKTSLRSMEEKFQAASEESERLKCELDESIAAWNVKENSLINCIKMFEEEINELKAKNDKLFESQRTAREENANLRDILKQAINEASVVKESQEITRKENSQLKDQLSEKENKLQVLKQEYECLKVSEAAATDSVTGLKSLLAATSTMDSMIVAPSNFGGIDSNVIERGAKFSSERWSGHNKRFQNGRRHSIGEPGKLKGSAYGVAGSPEPKHQLTASLSNMSEIRSASSIIPNYNRSLYPDDFDHIIASHMDHAAATKKKKTFFRRFGDMLRRKNSYRQNSSFVVLQ; via the exons ATGGCACATAAGGAATCTCTTGCAAGCTCGGGTGTAAAATTGGCGCGATCCAAATCAACCAAGGGATCTCCTTCATCGTTGGATTCCTCAGATTCAAGAGCATTGAAGATTAGGTCTGTTACAAAGGCTGCACAATCAGCATCT AAACAAAATGTAAGATCTTCTGATCTGCAGCACCAGTTAAGTAAGCTCCACGAAGAGCTAGAGAAGGAAAAGGAGGAGAAGGCCAGAGCAATGCAGGAACTTACTGATATAAAAAGAAATGTGTCACAAAAAATTACTAGTGAGAGTGAGTCGAAAGTGGAGGTGCTAGAGAAAGAAGTTCAGAAAGCAAAGGAATCGGAGAGAAAAATGCTTGAGTCACTTGTATCACAGACGAAACTCCTTGAGCAGATTAAGATCTCGCTGGAAGAGGCCAAACTTGAGAATAGGTCGTTGCGAGAGAGAAACAAAAGCTTTGAGAGAGTTAAAAATTTTGGTAACCGAAGCCTTAGGCACTTTGAGAAGCATTTGTTCGGGAGTGATGTTTTGCATTCAGGTACTGAAGAGGCAGATGTTAGAACACTGAGGAATGAACTGAGGTTAAGCACAGAAGCAGAAGAAAAAAGCAAGGTGGCGATGGATGGTTTGGCATCCGCCCTGAAGGAAGTTTCAGCAGAAGCCAACCAAGTGAAAGAAAAATTCAAGGTTACCGAGTCTGAGTTGGAAAGAGTAAGAGCCAACTCCGAAAGCCTGAAGACTTCGTTAAGAAGCATGGAAGAAAAGTTTCAAGCAGCATCGGAAGAATCTGAAAGGCTTAAGTGTGAATTAGATGAATCTATTGCTGCTTGGAATGTGAAAGAGAATAGCTTAATAAACTGTATCAAAATGTTTGAAGAGGAGATCAATGAATTGAAGGCAAAGAACGATAAGTTGTTCGAGTCACAAAGAACAGCCAGGGAAGAGAATGCCAATTTGAGGGATATTCTAAAGCAGGCCATAAATGAAGCAAGTGTCGTCAAAGAATCCCAAGAGATCACTAGGAAAGAGAATTCCCAGCTAAAGGATCAATTATCAGAGAAGGAAAACAAATTGCAGGTACTAAAGCAAGAATATGAATGTTTAAAGGTCAGTGAAGCAGCAGCAACTGATAGTGTTACGGGACTGAAGAGCTTGCTTGCTGCAACATCCACAATGGACTCGATGATAGTAGCCCCTTCAAATTTTGGTGGAATTGATAGCAATGTCATTGAAAGGGGGGCAAAATTTTCATCTGAACGCTGGAGTGGGCATAATAAACGGTTTCAAAATGGGCGTAGGCACTCAATCGGAGAACCCGGTAAGCTCAAGGGATCTGCATATGGTGTAGCAGGCTCTCCAGAGCCGAAACATCAGTTAACTGCATCTCTCAGTAACATGTCTGAAATTAGGTCTGCTTCATCTATCATACCCAACTACAACAGATCGTTGTATCCGGACGATTTCGATCACATAATTGCAAGTCATATGGATCACGCAGCCGCAACTAAAAAGAAAAAGACATTTTTTCGGAGATTTGGGGACATGCTAAGAAGAAAGAACAGTTATAGGCAGAACTCTTCTTTCGTAGTTCTTCAGTAA